In Prunus dulcis chromosome 2, ALMONDv2, whole genome shotgun sequence, a single genomic region encodes these proteins:
- the LOC117618624 gene encoding putative pre-16S rRNA nuclease isoform X2 — protein MYCQRLAALPAQTDLFLPFPIGTVPKVRNASTSIQLPLTKNRKNGPRISAISTDEIPPNALRRKRDPNWRGGFSVGVDLGMSRTGLALSKGFNFRPLTVLNLRGQKLEDQLLEIAKQQEADEFIVGLPKSSDGKETPQSNKVRSVAGRLAVSAAQRGWRVYLQDENGTSIEATDRMINVGLGKSDRQSKVDAYAAVVCKKI, from the exons ATGTATTGTCAGCGACTGGCAGCTCTACCGGCACAAACCGACCTCTTCCTTCCCTTCCCAATCGGTACCGTTCCCAAAGTCCGAAATGCCTCCACGTCCATTCAACTCCCTCTCACCAAAAACCGTAAAAACGGCCCTCGAATAAGTGCAATCTCCACTGATGAAATTCCTCCAAATGCCCTCCGCCGGAAGCGTGACCCCAATTGGAGAGGCGGGTTTAGCGTAGGGGTAGATTTAGGAATGTCACGTACCGGCCTCGCTCTTAGCAAAGGGTTCAACTTTCGTCCTCTCACC GTGTTGAATTTGAGAGGGCAGAAGCTTGAGGATCAGCTCCTTGAGATTGCAAAGCAGCAG GAGGCAGATGAGTTTATAGTCGGACTTCCGAAATCGAGTGATGGGAAAGAGACGCCTCAGTCCAACAAAGTTCGTAGCGTTGCTGGGAGGCTTGCTGTTAGTGCTGCTCAGAG GGGTTGGAGGGTATACCTGCAGGATGAAAACGGGACGTCCATCGAAGCCACGGATCGCATGATTAACGT GGGCCTCGGCAAGTCTGATCGGCAAAGCAAAGTCGATGCCTACGCTGCCGTggtatgcaagaaaatataa
- the LOC117618624 gene encoding putative pre-16S rRNA nuclease isoform X3, whose protein sequence is MYCQRLAALPAQTDLFLPFPIGTVPKVRNASTSIQLPLTKNRKNGPRISAISTDEIPPNALRRKRDPNWRGGFSVGVDLGMSRTGLALSKGFNFRPLTVLNLRGQKLEDQLLEIAKQQEADEFIVGLPKSSDGKETPQSNKVRSVAGRLAVSAAQRYKIKHLVIYTMQCRYASITWVGGYTCRMKTGRPSKPRIA, encoded by the exons ATGTATTGTCAGCGACTGGCAGCTCTACCGGCACAAACCGACCTCTTCCTTCCCTTCCCAATCGGTACCGTTCCCAAAGTCCGAAATGCCTCCACGTCCATTCAACTCCCTCTCACCAAAAACCGTAAAAACGGCCCTCGAATAAGTGCAATCTCCACTGATGAAATTCCTCCAAATGCCCTCCGCCGGAAGCGTGACCCCAATTGGAGAGGCGGGTTTAGCGTAGGGGTAGATTTAGGAATGTCACGTACCGGCCTCGCTCTTAGCAAAGGGTTCAACTTTCGTCCTCTCACC GTGTTGAATTTGAGAGGGCAGAAGCTTGAGGATCAGCTCCTTGAGATTGCAAAGCAGCAG GAGGCAGATGAGTTTATAGTCGGACTTCCGAAATCGAGTGATGGGAAAGAGACGCCTCAGTCCAACAAAGTTCGTAGCGTTGCTGGGAGGCTTGCTGTTAGTGCTGCTCAGAGGTATAAAATCAAGCATTTGGTCATCTATACAATGCAATGTAGATATGCAAGTATTACAT GGGTTGGAGGGTATACCTGCAGGATGAAAACGGGACGTCCATCGAAGCCACGGATCGCATGA
- the LOC117618624 gene encoding putative pre-16S rRNA nuclease isoform X1, giving the protein MYCQRLAALPAQTDLFLPFPIGTVPKVRNASTSIQLPLTKNRKNGPRISAISTDEIPPNALRRKRDPNWRGGFSVGVDLGMSRTGLALSKGFNFRPLTVLNLRGQKLEDQLLEIAKQQEADEFIVGLPKSSDGKETPQSNKVRSVAGRLAVSAAQRGWRVYLQDENGTSIEATDRMINVGLGKSDRQSKVDAYAAVMVLERYFSMSGEGTELVVPKNLDLQDKLRRGPPKDIDFYPEDYED; this is encoded by the exons ATGTATTGTCAGCGACTGGCAGCTCTACCGGCACAAACCGACCTCTTCCTTCCCTTCCCAATCGGTACCGTTCCCAAAGTCCGAAATGCCTCCACGTCCATTCAACTCCCTCTCACCAAAAACCGTAAAAACGGCCCTCGAATAAGTGCAATCTCCACTGATGAAATTCCTCCAAATGCCCTCCGCCGGAAGCGTGACCCCAATTGGAGAGGCGGGTTTAGCGTAGGGGTAGATTTAGGAATGTCACGTACCGGCCTCGCTCTTAGCAAAGGGTTCAACTTTCGTCCTCTCACC GTGTTGAATTTGAGAGGGCAGAAGCTTGAGGATCAGCTCCTTGAGATTGCAAAGCAGCAG GAGGCAGATGAGTTTATAGTCGGACTTCCGAAATCGAGTGATGGGAAAGAGACGCCTCAGTCCAACAAAGTTCGTAGCGTTGCTGGGAGGCTTGCTGTTAGTGCTGCTCAGAG GGGTTGGAGGGTATACCTGCAGGATGAAAACGGGACGTCCATCGAAGCCACGGATCGCATGATTAACGT GGGCCTCGGCAAGTCTGATCGGCAAAGCAAAGTCGATGCCTACGCTGCCGTg ATGGTGCTGGAGAGATATTTTTCCATGTCGGGAGAGGGCACTGAGCTTGTGGTACCCAAGAATTTGGATCTGCAGGACAAACTTCGAAGAGGTCCTCCTAAAGATATTGACTTTTACCCCGAAGATTATGAGGATTAA